The following proteins are co-located in the Poecile atricapillus isolate bPoeAtr1 chromosome 20, bPoeAtr1.hap1, whole genome shotgun sequence genome:
- the MIGA2 gene encoding mitoguardin 2 isoform X3, producing MAFRRTEGMSIMQALAMTVAEIPVFVYTTFGQSVFSQLRLSPGLRKVLFATALGTVALALAAHQLKRRRRRKKQIAPDKCGFKPGGITVPILPTRRVSSVKKGYSSRRVQSPGSKSNDTLSGISSIEPSKHSSSSHSLASMVAVNSSSPIPPGMWEAQAMGDAGAIGDSSAESLYVQGMELFEEALQKWEQALSIRQRDSACTSTPVPWDSRKQQESMSENISEEESQKREFAEKLESLLHRAYHLQEEFGSSLPSDSVLLDLEKTLMLPLADGSLRLRTDDEDSSASEDSFFSAAELFDSLPFEEMPFHLSRPVAAYEEALQLVKEGKVACRTLRTELLGCYSDQDFLAKLHCVRQAFQELLEDESNQLFFGEVGKQMVIGLMTKAEKNPKAFLESYEEMLRYALKQETWPTTQQELEGRGVVCMSFFDIVLDFILMDAFEDLENPPSSVLAVLRNRWLSDSFKETALATACWSVLKAKRRLLMVPDGFISHFYSVSEHVSPVLAFGFLGPKQQLSEVCSFFKHQIVQYLKDMFDFDNVRYTTVQLLAEDILQLSRRRSEILLGYLGTETSPEMNGMLPGETEPLKEELI from the exons ATGGCATTTAGGAGGACAGAGGGAATGTCCATCATGCAGGCCTTGGCAATGACCGTGGCAGAGATCCCCGTGTTCGTTTACACGACGTTTGGGCAG TCTGTCTTCTCTCAGCTGCGGCTCTCTCCAGGCCTGCGCAAGGTGCTGTttgccacagctctggggacgGTGGCCTTGGCTCTTGCAGCTCATCAGCTGAAGCGACGGCGTCGCCGAAAGAAGCAAATTGCTCCGGACAAGTGCGGCTTTAAGCCAGGAGGGATCACAGTGCCCATCCTGCCAACCAGGAGGGTCTCCTCCGTGAAGAAAG GATACTCCAGCAGGAGAGTCCAGAGCCCTGGCAGCAAGAGCAATGACACTCTCAGCGGGATTTCCTCTATTGAGCCCAGCAAACATTCCAGCTCCTCCCACAGCCTTGCCTCG ATGGTGGCAGTCAACTCCTCAAGTCCAATACCCCCAGGGATGTGGGAGGCCCAGGCAATGGGAGATGCTGGAGCCATTGGTGATTCCAGTGCAGAAAGCCTCTATGTTCAAG GCATGGAGCTGTTTGAGGAGGCCCTGCAGAAATGGGAACAGGCACTGAGCATCAGGCAGAGGGACAGTGCTTGTACCAGCACCCCTGtgccctgggacagcaggaaaCAACAAGAGAGCATGTCTGAGAACATTTCAGAG GAGGAGTCCCAGAAAAGGGAGTTTGCTGAGAAGCTGGAGTCCCTCTTGCACCGAGCCTACCACCTCCAGGAAGAGTTTGGCTCCTCGCTCCCTTCAGACAGCGTGCTGCTTGATTTGG AGAAGACTTTGATGCTTCCGTTGGCGGATGGATCATTGCGGCTGCGGACGGATGATGAAGACAGCTCAGCTTCAGAGGATTCCTTCTTCTCTGCAGCAGAG CTCTTTGACTCCCTCCCCTTTGAGGAAATGCCATTCCACCTCTCCAGGCCAGTGGCAGCATATGAAGAAGCTCTGCAGTTGGTGAAAGAAGGGAAGGTCGCGTGCCGGACGCTGAG GACAGAGCTTCTTGGCTGCTACAGTGACCAGGATTTCCTGGCAAAGCTGCATTGTGTCAGGCAGGCATTCCAG gagctgctggaggatgaAAGCAATCAGctgttttttggggaggttgGGAAGCAGATGGTGATAGGACTGATGACAAAAGCTGAAAAG AATCCCAAAGCCTTCCTGGAAAGCTACGAGGAGATGCTGCGTTATGCCTTGAAGCAAGAGACCTGGCCAACCACTCAGCAGGAGCTTGAGGGAAGAGGG GTGGTGTGCATGAGCTTCTTTGATATTGTGCTGGACTTCATCCTCATGGATGCTTTTGAGGATCTAGAGAACCCTCCCTcctctgtgctggctgtgctgcgTAACCGCTGGCTGTCCGACAGCTTCAAGGAGACG GCTTTAGCAACTGCTTGCTGGTCAGTTCTGAAAGCAAAAAGGAGGCTTCTGATG GTACCAGATGGCTTTATCTCTCATTTCTACTCCGTATCGGAGCATGTCAGTCCTGTCCTAGCCTTTGGTTTTCTGGGGCCCAAGCAGCAGCTATCTGAAGTCTGCAGTTTCTTCAAG CACCAGATCGTGCAGTATCTGAAGGACATGTTTGACTTCGACAATGTGAGGTACACGACGGTGCAGTTGCTGGCAGAGGACATTTTGCAGCTGTCGCGGCGGCGCAGCGAGATCCTCTTAGGATATCTGGGCACCGAGACTTCCCCGGAGATGAATGGCATGCTTCCTGGGGAAACTGAGCCACTGAAGGAGGAGCTCATCTGA
- the MIGA2 gene encoding mitoguardin 2 isoform X1, giving the protein MAFRRTEGMSIMQALAMTVAEIPVFVYTTFGQSVFSQLRLSPGLRKVLFATALGTVALALAAHQLKRRRRRKKQIAPDKCGFKPGGITVPILPTRRVSSVKKGYSSRRVQSPGSKSNDTLSGISSIEPSKHSSSSHSLASMVAVNSSSPIPPGMWEAQAMGDAGAIGDSSAESLYVQGMELFEEALQKWEQALSIRQRDSACTSTPVPWDSRKQQESMSENISEEESQKREFAEKLESLLHRAYHLQEEFGSSLPSDSVLLDLGRAPGCSKMPISCLVLCLFCKPEKTLMLPLADGSLRLRTDDEDSSASEDSFFSAAELFDSLPFEEMPFHLSRPVAAYEEALQLVKEGKVACRTLRTELLGCYSDQDFLAKLHCVRQAFQELLEDESNQLFFGEVGKQMVIGLMTKAEKNPKAFLESYEEMLRYALKQETWPTTQQELEGRGVVCMSFFDIVLDFILMDAFEDLENPPSSVLAVLRNRWLSDSFKETALATACWSVLKAKRRLLMVPDGFISHFYSVSEHVSPVLAFGFLGPKQQLSEVCSFFKHQIVQYLKDMFDFDNVRYTTVQLLAEDILQLSRRRSEILLGYLGTETSPEMNGMLPGETEPLKEELI; this is encoded by the exons ATGGCATTTAGGAGGACAGAGGGAATGTCCATCATGCAGGCCTTGGCAATGACCGTGGCAGAGATCCCCGTGTTCGTTTACACGACGTTTGGGCAG TCTGTCTTCTCTCAGCTGCGGCTCTCTCCAGGCCTGCGCAAGGTGCTGTttgccacagctctggggacgGTGGCCTTGGCTCTTGCAGCTCATCAGCTGAAGCGACGGCGTCGCCGAAAGAAGCAAATTGCTCCGGACAAGTGCGGCTTTAAGCCAGGAGGGATCACAGTGCCCATCCTGCCAACCAGGAGGGTCTCCTCCGTGAAGAAAG GATACTCCAGCAGGAGAGTCCAGAGCCCTGGCAGCAAGAGCAATGACACTCTCAGCGGGATTTCCTCTATTGAGCCCAGCAAACATTCCAGCTCCTCCCACAGCCTTGCCTCG ATGGTGGCAGTCAACTCCTCAAGTCCAATACCCCCAGGGATGTGGGAGGCCCAGGCAATGGGAGATGCTGGAGCCATTGGTGATTCCAGTGCAGAAAGCCTCTATGTTCAAG GCATGGAGCTGTTTGAGGAGGCCCTGCAGAAATGGGAACAGGCACTGAGCATCAGGCAGAGGGACAGTGCTTGTACCAGCACCCCTGtgccctgggacagcaggaaaCAACAAGAGAGCATGTCTGAGAACATTTCAGAG GAGGAGTCCCAGAAAAGGGAGTTTGCTGAGAAGCTGGAGTCCCTCTTGCACCGAGCCTACCACCTCCAGGAAGAGTTTGGCTCCTCGCTCCCTTCAGACAGCGTGCTGCTTGATTTGGGTAGGGCACCCGGCTGCAGTAAAATGCCAATTTCCTGTCTGGTTTTATGTCTTTTCTGTAAGCCAG AGAAGACTTTGATGCTTCCGTTGGCGGATGGATCATTGCGGCTGCGGACGGATGATGAAGACAGCTCAGCTTCAGAGGATTCCTTCTTCTCTGCAGCAGAG CTCTTTGACTCCCTCCCCTTTGAGGAAATGCCATTCCACCTCTCCAGGCCAGTGGCAGCATATGAAGAAGCTCTGCAGTTGGTGAAAGAAGGGAAGGTCGCGTGCCGGACGCTGAG GACAGAGCTTCTTGGCTGCTACAGTGACCAGGATTTCCTGGCAAAGCTGCATTGTGTCAGGCAGGCATTCCAG gagctgctggaggatgaAAGCAATCAGctgttttttggggaggttgGGAAGCAGATGGTGATAGGACTGATGACAAAAGCTGAAAAG AATCCCAAAGCCTTCCTGGAAAGCTACGAGGAGATGCTGCGTTATGCCTTGAAGCAAGAGACCTGGCCAACCACTCAGCAGGAGCTTGAGGGAAGAGGG GTGGTGTGCATGAGCTTCTTTGATATTGTGCTGGACTTCATCCTCATGGATGCTTTTGAGGATCTAGAGAACCCTCCCTcctctgtgctggctgtgctgcgTAACCGCTGGCTGTCCGACAGCTTCAAGGAGACG GCTTTAGCAACTGCTTGCTGGTCAGTTCTGAAAGCAAAAAGGAGGCTTCTGATG GTACCAGATGGCTTTATCTCTCATTTCTACTCCGTATCGGAGCATGTCAGTCCTGTCCTAGCCTTTGGTTTTCTGGGGCCCAAGCAGCAGCTATCTGAAGTCTGCAGTTTCTTCAAG CACCAGATCGTGCAGTATCTGAAGGACATGTTTGACTTCGACAATGTGAGGTACACGACGGTGCAGTTGCTGGCAGAGGACATTTTGCAGCTGTCGCGGCGGCGCAGCGAGATCCTCTTAGGATATCTGGGCACCGAGACTTCCCCGGAGATGAATGGCATGCTTCCTGGGGAAACTGAGCCACTGAAGGAGGAGCTCATCTGA
- the MIGA2 gene encoding mitoguardin 2 isoform X2, producing MAFRRTEGMSIMQALAMTVAEIPVFVYTTFGQLRLSPGLRKVLFATALGTVALALAAHQLKRRRRRKKQIAPDKCGFKPGGITVPILPTRRVSSVKKGYSSRRVQSPGSKSNDTLSGISSIEPSKHSSSSHSLASMVAVNSSSPIPPGMWEAQAMGDAGAIGDSSAESLYVQGMELFEEALQKWEQALSIRQRDSACTSTPVPWDSRKQQESMSENISEEESQKREFAEKLESLLHRAYHLQEEFGSSLPSDSVLLDLGRAPGCSKMPISCLVLCLFCKPEKTLMLPLADGSLRLRTDDEDSSASEDSFFSAAELFDSLPFEEMPFHLSRPVAAYEEALQLVKEGKVACRTLRTELLGCYSDQDFLAKLHCVRQAFQELLEDESNQLFFGEVGKQMVIGLMTKAEKNPKAFLESYEEMLRYALKQETWPTTQQELEGRGVVCMSFFDIVLDFILMDAFEDLENPPSSVLAVLRNRWLSDSFKETALATACWSVLKAKRRLLMVPDGFISHFYSVSEHVSPVLAFGFLGPKQQLSEVCSFFKHQIVQYLKDMFDFDNVRYTTVQLLAEDILQLSRRRSEILLGYLGTETSPEMNGMLPGETEPLKEELI from the exons ATGGCATTTAGGAGGACAGAGGGAATGTCCATCATGCAGGCCTTGGCAATGACCGTGGCAGAGATCCCCGTGTTCGTTTACACGACGTTTGGGCAG CTGCGGCTCTCTCCAGGCCTGCGCAAGGTGCTGTttgccacagctctggggacgGTGGCCTTGGCTCTTGCAGCTCATCAGCTGAAGCGACGGCGTCGCCGAAAGAAGCAAATTGCTCCGGACAAGTGCGGCTTTAAGCCAGGAGGGATCACAGTGCCCATCCTGCCAACCAGGAGGGTCTCCTCCGTGAAGAAAG GATACTCCAGCAGGAGAGTCCAGAGCCCTGGCAGCAAGAGCAATGACACTCTCAGCGGGATTTCCTCTATTGAGCCCAGCAAACATTCCAGCTCCTCCCACAGCCTTGCCTCG ATGGTGGCAGTCAACTCCTCAAGTCCAATACCCCCAGGGATGTGGGAGGCCCAGGCAATGGGAGATGCTGGAGCCATTGGTGATTCCAGTGCAGAAAGCCTCTATGTTCAAG GCATGGAGCTGTTTGAGGAGGCCCTGCAGAAATGGGAACAGGCACTGAGCATCAGGCAGAGGGACAGTGCTTGTACCAGCACCCCTGtgccctgggacagcaggaaaCAACAAGAGAGCATGTCTGAGAACATTTCAGAG GAGGAGTCCCAGAAAAGGGAGTTTGCTGAGAAGCTGGAGTCCCTCTTGCACCGAGCCTACCACCTCCAGGAAGAGTTTGGCTCCTCGCTCCCTTCAGACAGCGTGCTGCTTGATTTGGGTAGGGCACCCGGCTGCAGTAAAATGCCAATTTCCTGTCTGGTTTTATGTCTTTTCTGTAAGCCAG AGAAGACTTTGATGCTTCCGTTGGCGGATGGATCATTGCGGCTGCGGACGGATGATGAAGACAGCTCAGCTTCAGAGGATTCCTTCTTCTCTGCAGCAGAG CTCTTTGACTCCCTCCCCTTTGAGGAAATGCCATTCCACCTCTCCAGGCCAGTGGCAGCATATGAAGAAGCTCTGCAGTTGGTGAAAGAAGGGAAGGTCGCGTGCCGGACGCTGAG GACAGAGCTTCTTGGCTGCTACAGTGACCAGGATTTCCTGGCAAAGCTGCATTGTGTCAGGCAGGCATTCCAG gagctgctggaggatgaAAGCAATCAGctgttttttggggaggttgGGAAGCAGATGGTGATAGGACTGATGACAAAAGCTGAAAAG AATCCCAAAGCCTTCCTGGAAAGCTACGAGGAGATGCTGCGTTATGCCTTGAAGCAAGAGACCTGGCCAACCACTCAGCAGGAGCTTGAGGGAAGAGGG GTGGTGTGCATGAGCTTCTTTGATATTGTGCTGGACTTCATCCTCATGGATGCTTTTGAGGATCTAGAGAACCCTCCCTcctctgtgctggctgtgctgcgTAACCGCTGGCTGTCCGACAGCTTCAAGGAGACG GCTTTAGCAACTGCTTGCTGGTCAGTTCTGAAAGCAAAAAGGAGGCTTCTGATG GTACCAGATGGCTTTATCTCTCATTTCTACTCCGTATCGGAGCATGTCAGTCCTGTCCTAGCCTTTGGTTTTCTGGGGCCCAAGCAGCAGCTATCTGAAGTCTGCAGTTTCTTCAAG CACCAGATCGTGCAGTATCTGAAGGACATGTTTGACTTCGACAATGTGAGGTACACGACGGTGCAGTTGCTGGCAGAGGACATTTTGCAGCTGTCGCGGCGGCGCAGCGAGATCCTCTTAGGATATCTGGGCACCGAGACTTCCCCGGAGATGAATGGCATGCTTCCTGGGGAAACTGAGCCACTGAAGGAGGAGCTCATCTGA